Proteins from one Hydrogenophaga sp. SL48 genomic window:
- a CDS encoding ABC transporter ATP-binding protein translates to MLELRDIAKQWDHRPLLAGVSLSVAAGETVALLGASGSGKSTLLKIVAGLEAPEAGSVWFDGVDITALPPERRGFALMFQDFALFPHLNVQDNVAFGLVEQGVRRSEARDRARIMLARFGLAGHALGKVWTLSGGEQQRVALARALITAPRALLLDEPFSALDTALREQLRAEFRERITEAGMTAILVTHDEQEARAMAQRAWALREGRLVALW, encoded by the coding sequence ATGCTTGAACTGCGCGACATCGCCAAACAATGGGACCACCGGCCGCTGCTCGCGGGCGTGAGCCTGAGCGTGGCCGCGGGCGAAACCGTGGCCCTGCTCGGGGCGTCGGGCAGCGGCAAAAGCACCTTGCTCAAGATCGTGGCCGGGCTGGAGGCGCCCGAGGCGGGGAGCGTGTGGTTCGACGGCGTGGACATCACGGCGCTGCCGCCCGAGCGGCGCGGCTTCGCGCTCATGTTCCAGGACTTCGCTCTGTTCCCCCACCTCAACGTGCAGGACAACGTGGCCTTCGGTCTGGTGGAACAGGGCGTGCGCCGCAGTGAGGCGCGTGATCGGGCCCGCATCATGCTCGCGCGCTTCGGCCTTGCCGGTCACGCATTGGGCAAGGTCTGGACGCTCTCGGGCGGCGAGCAGCAGCGCGTGGCGCTGGCGCGCGCGCTCATCACCGCGCCCCGCGCCCTGCTGCTCGACGAACCCTTCAGCGCGCTCGACACCGCGCTGCGCGAACAGCTGCGCGCCGAGTTTCGCGAACGCATCACCGAAGCCGGCATGACCGCCATCCTCGTGACGCACGACGAGCAGGAGGCGCGCGCCATGGCCCAGCGCGCCTGGGCGCTGCGCGAGGGGCGGCTGGTCGCGCTCTGGTGA
- a CDS encoding thiamine ABC transporter substrate-binding protein, producing MSPLAHAQAKPTLRVLTHSSFDLPKELLAQFEKEAGTKLQIVKAGDAGEMTNKLILTKAKPIADVVFGIDNTLLPRALSAGVIEPYSGPAAQRAAAVALDGGVVPVDYGYVTLNIDKAWFAKKGLALPASLDDLTQPAYAKLLVVQNPATSSPGQAFVYATIAGLGEEGAFKWWGRMRANGLKVVKGWTEAYYTEFTRNGGTRPIVVSYASSPAAEVFYSKEKITESPTANLFLKGGVFRQVEGVALVKGGNPAAQAAAGQFIELLRSAPAQQALQTTMWMFPAEAGAARVDVIKAHASEPTAFDNPPAAEASAKGKAWMQRWTKTVLK from the coding sequence TTGTCGCCCCTCGCGCACGCGCAGGCCAAGCCGACCCTGCGTGTGCTCACCCACAGCTCGTTCGACTTGCCCAAGGAGCTGCTCGCGCAGTTCGAGAAAGAGGCCGGCACGAAGCTGCAGATCGTCAAGGCCGGCGACGCCGGCGAGATGACCAACAAGCTCATCCTCACCAAGGCCAAACCCATCGCCGACGTGGTGTTCGGCATCGACAACACGCTGCTCCCGCGCGCGCTCTCGGCTGGCGTGATCGAGCCCTACAGCGGCCCGGCGGCGCAGCGCGCGGCGGCTGTGGCGCTGGACGGCGGCGTGGTGCCGGTGGACTACGGCTACGTCACGCTCAACATCGACAAGGCCTGGTTCGCCAAGAAGGGCCTGGCGCTGCCCGCCTCGCTGGACGACCTGACCCAGCCCGCCTACGCCAAGCTGCTGGTGGTGCAGAACCCGGCCACCTCCAGCCCGGGCCAGGCCTTTGTGTACGCCACCATCGCTGGCCTGGGCGAAGAGGGTGCCTTCAAATGGTGGGGCCGGATGCGCGCCAACGGCTTGAAGGTGGTCAAGGGCTGGACCGAGGCCTACTACACCGAGTTCACGCGCAACGGCGGCACGCGCCCCATCGTCGTGAGCTACGCCAGCAGCCCGGCGGCCGAGGTCTTCTACAGCAAGGAGAAGATCACCGAGTCGCCCACGGCCAACCTGTTCCTCAAGGGCGGTGTGTTCCGCCAGGTCGAGGGCGTGGCGCTGGTCAAGGGCGGCAACCCGGCCGCCCAGGCCGCCGCCGGCCAGTTCATCGAGCTCCTGCGCTCGGCCCCGGCCCAGCAGGCGCTGCAGACCACGATGTGGATGTTCCCGGCCGAGGCGGGCGCCGCGCGCGTGGACGTGATCAAGGCGCACGCGAGCGAGCCGACGGCGTTTGACAACCCGCCCGCCGCCGAGGCCTCTGCCAAGGGCAAGGCCTGGATGCAGCGCTGGACCAAGACCGTCTTGAAATGA
- a CDS encoding heavy metal-binding domain-containing protein, whose translation MGWFSKSTDGFFLSTTTPPGIELGQYLGVVNGEAIIGANIFRDMFSSVRDVVGGRAGGYERALAGARDAAMDGLIEAAKAMGANGVIGIDFDYEVMGEANGMMMVAVSGTAVKLG comes from the coding sequence ATGGGCTGGTTTTCCAAAAGCACCGACGGTTTTTTCCTCAGCACCACCACGCCGCCCGGCATCGAGCTGGGCCAGTACCTCGGTGTGGTCAACGGTGAGGCCATCATCGGCGCCAACATCTTCCGCGACATGTTTTCTTCCGTGCGCGACGTGGTCGGCGGCCGGGCCGGTGGCTACGAACGCGCGCTGGCCGGCGCGCGCGACGCCGCGATGGACGGCCTGATCGAGGCCGCGAAAGCCATGGGTGCCAACGGTGTGATCGGCATCGACTTCGACTACGAGGTCATGGGCGAGGCCAACGGCATGATGATGGTCGCCGTCAGCGGCACGGCGGTGAAGCTGGGCTGA
- a CDS encoding ABC transporter permease, which produces MHGLRSRWLLPALPLGFLALVLVAPVWRLLIEGLGAGGLEGAEPVRWLDVWQDHFLRWRIVWSFAQAGITCVLALLLGLPVAWVLARLAFPGRALVLRLLMLPFVVPTLVAALGVLALWGPRGLLGGPLAEAGIELVDTPWLLLYGNLFFNLCLVVRAGVDALEQVSAPRVAAARTLGATPWRAFWRVEWPAILPWLASALCLVFLYCFAGFGLALILGGQRYATAEVEIYTLVAHELELGRAGVLAVWMLGLTGAVALTYAWLEKRLAAPGRVTPIARQRPGSPWQWAAVAAALGVLFVVCAAPLLAIVWRAAQALVAGQGADVLMEIETLNALWNTLRFTAMALALATALGLTHALAVRALDAASMARHASEARGWLALAWRAAAFLPFVVSPVTVAFGLLLLYPDLTASLALLLAAYALLAYPFIAKSLTAALDGLPASCAQAAASLGANPWRVFWRVTLPMVAPALRRGMAFAAATALGEFAVTLFLSRPEWTTLTTLIYQHLGRPGAANLDAALVLACLLMVLAPLAFMLIEGPAHMDNEPHA; this is translated from the coding sequence ATGCATGGCTTGAGATCGCGCTGGCTGCTGCCCGCGCTGCCGCTGGGCTTTCTGGCGCTGGTGCTGGTGGCGCCGGTGTGGCGCTTGTTGATCGAGGGGCTGGGGGCGGGTGGGCTGGAGGGCGCCGAGCCGGTGCGCTGGCTCGATGTCTGGCAGGATCATTTCCTGCGCTGGCGCATCGTGTGGTCGTTCGCGCAGGCGGGCATCACCTGCGTGCTGGCCTTGTTGCTGGGGCTGCCCGTGGCCTGGGTGCTGGCCCGGCTGGCGTTTCCCGGCCGCGCGCTGGTGCTGCGTCTCTTGATGCTGCCCTTCGTGGTGCCCACGCTGGTGGCGGCGCTCGGTGTGCTGGCGCTCTGGGGGCCGCGCGGGCTGCTCGGCGGGCCGCTGGCCGAGGCTGGCATCGAGCTGGTGGACACGCCCTGGCTGCTGCTCTACGGCAACCTGTTTTTCAACCTGTGCCTCGTGGTGCGCGCGGGCGTGGACGCGCTGGAGCAGGTGAGCGCGCCGCGCGTGGCCGCCGCGCGCACACTGGGCGCCACGCCCTGGCGCGCGTTCTGGCGCGTCGAATGGCCGGCCATCCTGCCCTGGCTGGCGTCAGCACTGTGTCTGGTGTTTCTCTACTGTTTCGCGGGCTTCGGCCTCGCGCTGATCCTCGGCGGGCAGCGCTACGCCACCGCCGAGGTGGAGATCTACACCCTGGTCGCACACGAGCTGGAGCTGGGCCGCGCGGGCGTGCTCGCGGTCTGGATGCTGGGGCTCACTGGCGCGGTGGCGCTGACCTACGCCTGGCTGGAAAAACGGCTGGCCGCGCCGGGGCGCGTGACGCCCATTGCGCGGCAACGCCCGGGCAGCCCTTGGCAGTGGGCGGCCGTGGCGGCCGCGCTGGGGGTGCTGTTCGTGGTGTGCGCCGCGCCGTTGCTTGCCATCGTGTGGCGTGCCGCTCAGGCTTTGGTGGCGGGGCAGGGCGCCGACGTGCTGATGGAGATCGAGACGCTGAACGCGTTGTGGAACACGTTGCGCTTCACCGCCATGGCGCTGGCGCTCGCCACCGCGCTGGGCCTCACGCACGCGCTCGCGGTGCGCGCGCTCGACGCGGCTTCGATGGCGCGACACGCCAGCGAGGCGCGAGGCTGGCTGGCGCTGGCCTGGCGCGCGGCGGCTTTTTTGCCGTTCGTGGTGTCGCCTGTGACCGTGGCCTTCGGCCTGTTGCTGCTCTACCCGGACCTGACCGCGAGCCTCGCCCTGCTGCTGGCGGCGTATGCGTTGCTGGCCTACCCCTTCATCGCGAAGTCGCTCACCGCCGCGCTCGACGGTCTGCCCGCGAGCTGCGCGCAGGCGGCGGCTTCGCTGGGCGCGAATCCTTGGCGCGTGTTCTGGCGGGTCACCTTGCCCATGGTGGCGCCCGCGCTGCGCCGGGGCATGGCCTTCGCGGCCGCGACCGCGCTCGGCGAATTCGCCGTCACGCTGTTTCTCTCGCGGCCCGAGTGGACCACGCTCACCACCCTGATCTACCAGCACCTGGGCAGGCCCGGCGCCGCCAACCTCGACGCCGCGCTCGTGCTCGCCTGTCTGCTGATGGTGCTCGCGCCGCTGGCCTTCATGCTGATCGAAGGCCCTGCACACATGGACAATGAACCCCATGCTTGA
- a CDS encoding MBL fold metallo-hydrolase → MNVHIRFLGAAGTVTGSKYLVEFNDQSLLVDCGLFQGYKQLRLRNRDPLPVMPNHIGAVLLTHAHLDHSGYLPLLAKEGFHGKVWTTPATRDLAHILLPDSGHIQEEDANFANRKGFSKHAPALPLYTEADALNCLKLIRTVPMHQAFEPLHGWTARFTSAGHILGAASLLLEVGGQRILFSGDLGRPDDSLMNPPDQPPAADVVVVESTYGDREHPDEDVLAELGPSLQRVAARGGTAVVPVFAVGRAQEILHAIALLKANGVLPHGLPVYLDSPMAIHTTDLYDRHLGEHRLNAAQCRDMEHVAKMTRSADESKAIAQQHGPKIVLAAAGMATGGRVLHHLMQYLGHHRNMVVLTGYQAPGTRGASLSEGATKLRIHGQDVPVRAEVVQMKSASAHADASQLMDWLRAMPGAPRRVFVTHGDMGASDALRHRIETELRWSALVPEHGSVHEVPPAPLRVTPPGGRGLPPGKAGSAAAHE, encoded by the coding sequence ATGAACGTACACATCCGATTTCTGGGCGCTGCCGGCACCGTGACCGGCTCCAAATACCTGGTCGAATTCAATGACCAGAGCCTGCTGGTGGACTGCGGTCTGTTCCAGGGCTACAAGCAGCTGCGGCTGCGCAACCGCGACCCGTTGCCGGTGATGCCCAACCACATCGGCGCCGTGCTGCTGACGCACGCCCACCTCGACCACAGCGGGTATTTGCCGCTGCTGGCCAAGGAGGGGTTTCACGGCAAGGTCTGGACCACGCCCGCCACGCGCGACCTCGCCCATATCCTGCTGCCCGACAGCGGCCACATCCAGGAAGAAGACGCCAATTTCGCCAACCGCAAGGGCTTCAGCAAACACGCGCCCGCCCTGCCGCTCTACACCGAGGCCGATGCGCTGAACTGCCTCAAGCTGATCCGCACCGTGCCCATGCACCAGGCCTTTGAGCCGCTGCACGGCTGGACGGCGCGCTTCACCAGCGCCGGTCACATCCTCGGTGCGGCCAGCCTGCTGCTGGAGGTGGGCGGCCAGCGCATCCTGTTCTCGGGCGACCTGGGCCGGCCCGACGACTCGCTGATGAACCCGCCCGACCAGCCGCCCGCGGCGGACGTGGTGGTGGTCGAGTCCACCTATGGCGACCGGGAGCACCCGGACGAGGACGTGCTGGCCGAGCTGGGCCCCTCGTTGCAGCGCGTGGCCGCGCGCGGCGGCACGGCCGTGGTGCCGGTGTTTGCCGTGGGCCGTGCGCAGGAGATCCTGCACGCCATCGCCCTGCTCAAGGCCAACGGCGTGTTGCCGCACGGCCTGCCGGTGTACCTGGACAGCCCGATGGCCATCCACACCACCGACCTGTACGACCGCCACCTGGGCGAACACCGGCTCAACGCTGCGCAGTGCCGCGACATGGAACACGTGGCCAAGATGACACGCTCGGCCGACGAGTCCAAGGCCATCGCGCAACAGCACGGCCCCAAGATCGTGCTCGCCGCCGCCGGCATGGCCACCGGCGGGCGCGTGCTGCACCACCTGATGCAGTACCTCGGCCACCACCGCAACATGGTGGTGCTCACCGGTTACCAGGCGCCCGGCACGCGCGGCGCCAGCCTGTCGGAGGGCGCAACGAAGCTGCGCATCCACGGACAGGACGTGCCCGTGCGCGCCGAGGTGGTGCAGATGAAATCGGCCTCGGCCCACGCCGACGCCAGCCAACTCATGGACTGGCTGCGCGCCATGCCCGGCGCACCACGCCGCGTGTTCGTGACGCACGGCGACATGGGTGCCTCCGACGCGCTGCGCCACCGCATCGAAACCGAGCTTCGCTGGTCCGCGCTGGTGCCCGAACATGGCAGTGTTCACGAAGTCCCCCCCGCGCCGCTGCGCGTCACCCCCCCTGGGGGGCGCGGCTTGCCGCCCGGCAAAGCCGGTTCGGCGGCCGCTCACGAATGA
- a CDS encoding DUF4124 domain-containing protein, with the protein MRNWKKGWRTLLWCVLMCAHVMSIAQVYTWTDKDGRKHFGDPATTPEDKRDLPVHVHPPNVADRFVPNPGNNANGAEMGDATTPGAPAVSIAPTGGPNKPAFNDRSGCQAARQAYDASVACYAECGKTSCRGGLAQGGRGSSSCGRNNADCGHCKDLPMPRC; encoded by the coding sequence ATGCGGAACTGGAAAAAAGGGTGGCGAACGTTGTTGTGGTGCGTACTCATGTGCGCCCATGTGATGTCGATCGCCCAGGTCTACACCTGGACAGACAAGGACGGGCGAAAGCACTTCGGGGATCCGGCCACCACACCGGAGGACAAACGCGACTTGCCGGTCCATGTGCACCCACCGAACGTCGCGGACAGATTCGTCCCCAACCCGGGGAACAATGCGAACGGCGCCGAGATGGGCGACGCCACCACACCGGGCGCACCGGCCGTCTCCATCGCGCCAACGGGCGGGCCCAACAAGCCCGCATTCAACGATCGCTCAGGTTGCCAGGCCGCCCGGCAGGCCTATGACGCCAGCGTGGCTTGCTACGCCGAATGCGGAAAGACATCTTGCAGGGGAGGGCTGGCTCAAGGAGGCAGGGGTTCTAGCAGCTGCGGCCGAAACAACGCCGACTGCGGCCACTGCAAGGATCTGCCCATGCCACGCTGTTGA
- a CDS encoding lytic murein transglycosylase: MNPLKPLLCLSALALTLPGLAQTTPDFTRCLDGLQADARAAGVSESSYRRFTAGLTPDMSVIDKLNYQPEFRMPIWDYLSGLVDDERVQQGQAMLQQHAEVLARVQQRHGVDPATVVAVWGVESNFGQTLGKYPLLQALGTLSCHGRRQSYFQGEFYSAMRILQGGHIAPERLFGSWAGAFGHTQFMPTTFERLAVDFDGDGRRDLMDNTSDALASTANFLAKAGWQSSQPWGFEVKLPPGFNTDNEGRRSKRAMSEWVARGLRKVDGSPLPEGLGSAGLMTPSGAQGPAFLVFKNFDAIYSYNAAESYGLAIAHLSDRLRGAGPFTTPWPTDDPGLSRAERRELQGLLILRGHDIGEVDGMLGDKSREAIRVEQTRLGMEADGRGGQKVLKALRSR, from the coding sequence ATGAACCCCCTCAAACCGCTTCTGTGCCTCTCTGCGCTTGCGCTGACCCTGCCCGGCTTGGCTCAAACCACACCCGACTTCACCCGCTGTCTCGACGGCCTGCAGGCCGACGCGCGCGCCGCCGGGGTCTCCGAATCGAGCTACCGCCGCTTCACCGCCGGGCTCACGCCCGACATGAGCGTGATCGACAAGCTCAACTACCAGCCCGAGTTCCGCATGCCGATCTGGGACTACCTCAGCGGCCTGGTGGACGACGAACGCGTGCAGCAAGGCCAGGCCATGCTGCAACAGCACGCCGAGGTGCTCGCGCGCGTGCAGCAGCGCCACGGCGTGGACCCGGCCACCGTGGTCGCGGTCTGGGGCGTGGAGAGCAATTTCGGCCAGACCCTGGGCAAATACCCGCTGCTGCAGGCCCTGGGCACGCTCTCGTGCCACGGGCGGCGCCAAAGCTACTTCCAGGGCGAGTTCTATTCGGCGATGCGCATCCTGCAGGGTGGCCACATCGCGCCCGAGCGCCTGTTCGGCTCCTGGGCCGGTGCGTTCGGCCACACCCAGTTCATGCCCACCACCTTCGAGCGCCTCGCGGTCGATTTCGACGGCGACGGCCGCCGCGACCTGATGGACAACACCAGCGACGCGCTGGCCTCCACCGCCAATTTCCTCGCCAAGGCCGGCTGGCAGAGCAGCCAGCCCTGGGGGTTTGAGGTGAAGCTGCCGCCCGGCTTCAACACCGACAACGAGGGCCGACGCAGCAAGCGCGCCATGAGCGAGTGGGTTGCGCGCGGCCTGCGCAAGGTCGACGGTTCGCCGCTGCCCGAAGGCCTGGGATCGGCCGGCCTCATGACGCCCTCGGGCGCGCAGGGTCCGGCCTTTCTGGTGTTCAAGAACTTCGACGCGATCTACAGCTACAACGCCGCCGAGAGCTACGGCCTGGCCATTGCCCACCTGAGCGACCGGCTGCGCGGCGCCGGCCCGTTCACGACCCCGTGGCCCACCGACGACCCGGGCCTCTCACGCGCCGAACGCCGCGAACTGCAAGGCCTGCTGATCCTGCGCGGTCACGACATCGGCGAGGTCGACGGCATGCTGGGCGACAAGAGCCGGGAGGCCATCCGGGTGGAGCAAACCCGGCTGGGGATGGAGGCGGATGGGCGGGGTGGACAGAAGGTGCTGAAGGCACTGCGTAGCCGATAG